The Macaca thibetana thibetana isolate TM-01 chromosome 11, ASM2454274v1, whole genome shotgun sequence genome window below encodes:
- the MUCL1 gene encoding mucin-like protein 1, which produces MKFLAVLVLLGVFTFLVSAQSPTTSAPADTYPATGPGDDEATEAETTAAATTMTTAAPTTATTAAPTTATTTASTTAHKGILDLPKWLQDYLKGKLFP; this is translated from the exons ATGAAGTTCTTAGCAGTCCTGGTACTCTTGGGAGTTTTCACCTTTCTGGTCTCTGCCC AGAGTCCAACAACATCTGCTCCAGCGGACACGTATCCAGCTA CTGGCCCTGGTGATGATGAAGCCACTGAAGCTGAAACCACTGCTGCTGCAACCACTATGACCACCGCTGCTCCTACCACTGCAACCACCGCTGCTCCTACCACTGCAACCACCACTGCTTCTACCACTGCTCATAAAGGCATTCTAG atTTACCCAAATGGCTTCAGGATTACCTGAAAGGCAAACTGTTTCCCTGA